The proteins below are encoded in one region of Equus przewalskii isolate Varuska chromosome 1, EquPr2, whole genome shotgun sequence:
- the LOC103567401 gene encoding uncharacterized protein, giving the protein MGEFLMLSSQEENQIMLFYALKDDKGVTHSLSPRHHCEVCKKCLVLSSGALPSPQALVSLVCLQLQLLSRINIKFKYVKRAAGTEREPQEGAAPFKRWFDINSSSILSTSLILHLWNDLAGQFVLFNTEAKAFWKIPPKNQENRGTALSALVYSQAKLAAVSPPAMLPASCSGLVILLILRGTNGDSVTQTEDPITLAEGAPLTLNCTYQSSYSVSLFCGLSGNITA; this is encoded by the exons ATGGGGGAGTTCTTGATGTTGAGTTCTCAAGAAGAGAACCAGATCATGCTGTTTTATGCTCTCA AGGATGACAAAGGAGTTACCCACTCTCTCAGTCCCAGGCACCACTGTGAAGTTTGCAAAAAGTGTTTGGTGCTGTCTTCTGGAGCCCTACCCTCACCCCAGGCGCTTGTTTCCCTCGTATGTCTACAACTTCAGCTCCTTTCAAGGATAAACATCAAATTCAAATATGTAAAGCGGGCtgcagggacagagagggagccaCAAGAGGGCGCTGCTCCCTTCAAGAGGTGGTTTGACATAAATTCATCTTCCATTTTGAGCACATCTCTCATTTTACACTTGTGGAATGATCTTGCAGGGCAGTTTGTCCTGTTTAACACAGAAGCCAAAGCTTTCTGGAAGATTCCAccaaagaatcaagaaaatagaGGAACAGCCCTCTCAGCTTTGGTGTATTCCCAAGCAAAACTTGCTGCTGTTTCTCCCCCAGCCATGCTGCCTGCTTCCTGCTCGGGACTTGTGATCTTGTTGATATTGA GAGGGACCAATGGAGACTCGGTGACCCAGACAGAAGACCCCATAACCCTCGCTGAGGGAGCACCTCTGACCCTGAACTGCACCTACCAGAGCAGCTATTCAGTTTCCCTTTTCTG CGGTCTCTCTGGAAACATTACTGCCTAA